One Streptosporangium becharense genomic window, CGCGAGCCAGGGCGAGAACATCTTCCTGCTGCGCATGCCCGCCGACGCCCAGCACCGGGTGTTCGCCCAGGAGGCGTTCATCCGCCACTTCAGCCGCGTCCCCGCCGCCGACCGGGAGGACGACCTTTTCGACGGTCTGCGGTGACGCCGCCTGATGCCCGGGGTTCCCGGTGGCCTCCGGTGGCCCGTCCGTCCCGTCCCGGATGACCGGAACGCGGTGGTGAACGCGGCCGTCCGTCCGCTGTTCAGCCGCCGGCCGCGTATCGGCGGTGCCTGGCGGTGGCGGCCAGCGCCGCGGCCCTGGCCGCGTCCAGCGGGGTGAACGGCAGGGCGGGGCGCCTGACCAGCAGGGTGCGCTCGGCGTGGACGGAGACCACCATGGTCGTGTTCAGGGTGCCGTCGTCGTCGACCGTGTCGCCCGGACGCCGCCACTCGACGTCCGGAGTGCGCAGCAGCTCCGACATGGCCTGGGGCAGCTGGTCGGGATCGTCGGCGACGCGGTGGGCGAGAACCAGGGCCTGGACGCCGGGGTCGACGAGGTCCTTGATCTGGGCCGGTACGACGATGATGTCGGCGCCGCCGGCACCGTCCACCGCGGATCGGAGATCCGCGGCGGTCAGCTCCGCGGGCGCCTCGATCACGAACTCGTCGAGAGCGTCGCAGCCCGCGGGTGAGATGGCGGTGCCGCCGGTCGCCGCGATCTGCAGGGCGAGGACGTTGCACCGCAGGCGGGCGAAGGCACCGGCCAGCTCGGCCAGGCGGCCCGGCCGGTCCACCACGCGGGTGCGGATACGCCACAGGGTCATGTTCCGGTGCTCCTCCACGTCGGCGGCGCCGTTCTCCCGGGACGTCGCCGCCCGGCGCGGGTGGTGCCCGCGCCGGGCGGCGAGCCGCTTGTGGACGGCGGCGCCGCAGATGAGCGCCACCCCCAGCCCGACCAGCACCACCGGCCCCGGGTCGTCGTGCCCGAGCAGGGTGGCGAGCAGGTGGGCGAGGCCGACCGCGACGAACAGGGCGGCGAGCTCGGCCACGTCGTGCTTCCAGGAGGCGGAGGTGCGGGGACGTGGAGGGCGTGCGGGGACCGTGTCATGTGCATCGCTCATGCGGGCAGCCTGGCCGCCCGTTGTTTCACGGTCACGATCGGGGCGATACGGCGCCATTAAACCGTGTTAACGTCCGGCCTCTCTCCGTCCGGTCCCTTCCCGGTCGCCTCTTTCCACTCGGCCCCTCTCCGTCCGGCCCTCTCCGTCCGGGGCGTGGAGGTTCAGTTCTTGGTCGCCCCGGCCAGCATGCCGGAGACCAGGGCCCGCTGGGAGAACAGGAAGACCAGCAGCACGGGGATGACGGTGACGATCGTCGCCAGCGCCAGTTCGGGCCGCATGATCTGGTTCCCCACGCCGCTGGAGGTGTTGAACACGGCCGAGGAGGTGAGCAGGTTGTTCAGCCCCACCTGGACCGGGTACTGCGCGCTGTCGGGGAGCATCACGAACGGCAGGAAGAAGTTGTTCCAGTTGCCGACGAAGCTGAAGAAGGCCACCAGCGCCACGATCGGCCTGGACAGCGGCAGCGCGATGCTCGTGAAGACCCGCCACTCCGAGCAGCCGTCGAGGCGGGCCGCCGACAGCAGATCCTGGGGGATGGTGGAGGAGAAGTAGATGTAGGTGAGGTACACGCCGAAGGGGAAGAACGAGAACGGCAGGATGACCGACCAGATCGTCCCCGCCAGGCCGACGGCCTCCATCTCCAGGTAGAGCGGGAGGACCAGCGCCACGTTCGGCATGATCATCACCAGTAGCGTGGTGGTCAGCAGCAGCCGCCGCCCGGCGAACCGGGTGAGGGCCAGGCCGTACCCCGCCGGGATGCTCGTCACCAGTGTGATGAGCAGCGCGCCGAACGCGTACACCGCCGAGTTCTCCAGCCAGCTGACGATCACACCGTCCTGGAAGGAGTAGAGGTTGCGCCAGGCGGTGACGACGCCGTCCAGGGACCCGAAGGAGAACGGGTCGTCCCGGATGATCTGGCCGTCGGTCTTGGTGGGGGCCAGGAGCAACCACACCACGGGCAGCGCGAAGAAGACCAGGAACGCCCCGGTGACCAGCGTCCACAGCAGCCGGGCCGCGGCGGCGCGGGTACGGAGGCCGGTGCTCGCGCCGCCGCGCCGGCGGGGTGCCGCGGGCGACGGCCCCGTCGCGGCCGGACGGGTGGAGCCCGCGGGTGAGTCCACGATGTGCACGGTTTCAGTCCCTCTCGAAGAGCCCCGCGCGGAAGACCACGACCGACGCGCAGGCCAGGCCCACCACCATCAGGTTGACGGCGAGCGCGGCGGCTCCGTGGAAGTCGCCGGCCTGGAAGGCGTACAGGTAGGAGAGCTGGTTCGGCGACCAGCTGTCGGAGATCATCCCCCAGCTCACGGTGGAGACCAGTTGCGGCTCGACGAAGAGCTGCGTCCCGGCGGCGAATGCGAGGATGAGCATGTAGGCGATCCATTTGCGGAGCAGGGGGAGCTGGATGCGCAGCGCGGTCTGCACGACGCCCGCCCCGTCGATGCGCGCCGCTTCCAGGACCTCGTCCGGGATGTTGTTGAGCGCGGCGTACATGATCACGATCCAGCCGCCGGCGCCGGTCCAGAAGGCGATGACCGTGAACAGCGCGGGCAGGTGGTCCGGGGCGATCACCTGGGCCAGGGTCTCCCAGCCGAAGGCGCGCAGCAGCCATCCGGCGGGGCTGGCGGCCGGGTCCAGCATGATCAGCCAGAGCAGGACGCTCGCCACCCCGGCCAGCGCACCCGGGATGTAGTACAGGAACCGCAGGGCGGCGCTGGTCCTGCGCATCCGGCCGTGCAGCATCAGGGCGAGCCCGACGACGAGCCCCATGAGCGTCCCCAGCCAGATGACCAGGTAGAGCAGCACGTGGCCGAACGCGGACAGGAACCGGTAGTCGGCGAAGGTCCGGATGAAGTTGCCGAGCCCGACGAGCTGCCCCCGGGAGTTGGAGATCGACAGCCACACGGCGTAGACCGTGGGCAGCACCCCGAAGGCGAGCAGCAGGACGACGTACCCGCTGACGAAGACGGCGCCCATCCGGCGCGACGGGTCACCCGCGCGGTGTGCGGGGCCGTCCGTCCCCCGGGCGCCGGAGCGGTGCCCGGGGGCGGATGCCGGAAGGGTCGTCACGGAGATTCCACCGTGTAGCCGAGCGAGGCGGC contains:
- a CDS encoding ACT domain-containing protein, producing the protein MSDAHDTVPARPPRPRTSASWKHDVAELAALFVAVGLAHLLATLLGHDDPGPVVLVGLGVALICGAAVHKRLAARRGHHPRRAATSRENGAADVEEHRNMTLWRIRTRVVDRPGRLAELAGAFARLRCNVLALQIAATGGTAISPAGCDALDEFVIEAPAELTAADLRSAVDGAGGADIIVVPAQIKDLVDPGVQALVLAHRVADDPDQLPQAMSELLRTPDVEWRRPGDTVDDDGTLNTTMVVSVHAERTLLVRRPALPFTPLDAARAAALAATARHRRYAAGG
- a CDS encoding carbohydrate ABC transporter permease, with amino-acid sequence MHIVDSPAGSTRPAATGPSPAAPRRRGGASTGLRTRAAAARLLWTLVTGAFLVFFALPVVWLLLAPTKTDGQIIRDDPFSFGSLDGVVTAWRNLYSFQDGVIVSWLENSAVYAFGALLITLVTSIPAGYGLALTRFAGRRLLLTTTLLVMIMPNVALVLPLYLEMEAVGLAGTIWSVILPFSFFPFGVYLTYIYFSSTIPQDLLSAARLDGCSEWRVFTSIALPLSRPIVALVAFFSFVGNWNNFFLPFVMLPDSAQYPVQVGLNNLLTSSAVFNTSSGVGNQIMRPELALATIVTVIPVLLVFLFSQRALVSGMLAGATKN
- a CDS encoding carbohydrate ABC transporter permease yields the protein MTTLPASAPGHRSGARGTDGPAHRAGDPSRRMGAVFVSGYVVLLLAFGVLPTVYAVWLSISNSRGQLVGLGNFIRTFADYRFLSAFGHVLLYLVIWLGTLMGLVVGLALMLHGRMRRTSAALRFLYYIPGALAGVASVLLWLIMLDPAASPAGWLLRAFGWETLAQVIAPDHLPALFTVIAFWTGAGGWIVIMYAALNNIPDEVLEAARIDGAGVVQTALRIQLPLLRKWIAYMLILAFAAGTQLFVEPQLVSTVSWGMISDSWSPNQLSYLYAFQAGDFHGAAALAVNLMVVGLACASVVVFRAGLFERD